The Haploplasma axanthum region GATCTAATACAGCTGCTAATACTAGTCAAAGTTATGATACACAATATGCAGATTCATACAATTGGATCAAAAATGGATATATTGATTATATTGTTCCACAACTTTATTGGGAATTTGGTCATCCGGTTGCACCATATGCTGATTTAGTAGATTGGTGGACGAATATAATTAAAGATACAAAAGTTAAGTTATATATAGGGCATGCACTTTATCGACTTGGAAATGAAGGAGAATTTGAGAATCCAATAGAAATAGTCAATCAAATAAAGTATGCAAATAAGTATAAAGAAGTAAATGGAAATGTCTTTTTTACATATCATACATTTAAAGAGATTGAGAATAAAAAAGGTGTTTTAGAAGTAAAGAAATTATTAAAGGGAGAATAGAATGAAAAAAATATCAAAGTTAATAATGGTTTTTATGGTGTTAGTAATGTTAACAAGTATTTTATCGCTTAACATACATGCAAATGAAAATATGATTCAACTTGAAATAGGAACATCTAAAATAACATATGCTGATAATACGCCTGTTATGGTTCCAAATAACTATATAGAAAAAGATAAAGAATTTAGAGGTGTTTGGATAGCAACTGTTTGGAATATTGATATGCCAGCAACAGCTAAAGATATTGAATTGTATAAAGCAGCATATAGGGAAAAACTTGATTTAGCACTAAGTTACAATTTTAATGCGATATTATTTCAAGTAAGAGGGATGAATGACATATATTATGAATCTGAATACGCAGCTTTTTCAAAATCTTTAACCGGTAATGAAGGAGAAAATCCTGGTTGGGATGTTATGCAGTTCTTAATTGATGAAACACACAGTCGAGGAATGGAATTTCATGCATGGATGAACCCTTATAGAGTTGTTAGTTCTGGAGAATTTAATCCTTCATTATTACATCAAGATAATTTTGCTAGACAAAGACCGGATTTAGTTATAAAAAGCGGTGATGCACATATTTTAAATCCAGGTGAACCAGAAGTTCAAGAATATATAAAAGATGTTGTTAGTGAGTTGTTTGTAAAGTATCCAAGTGTTGATGGAATCCATTTTGATGATTATTTTTATTTTGGAGGTAATGCTGAAGATCAATTAACATATACAAAATATGGAAGTCAATATTTAACAATCCAAGATTTTAGAAGAGATAGTATTAATAAAATGATTAAAAGTATTTATGAAGAAGTAAAGAACTTTAATTTAATAAATAGTAAAAATGCAAAGTTTGGAATATCGCCATCTGGTATATATAAGAACAAGACAGCAAGTCAACCAGACGGATCAAATACTGGGGGTCAAGAACATTATAATTCGCATTTTATTGATACAAAAAAATGGATTGAAGAAGGATGGTTAGATTATGTTACACCACAAATATATTGGCAATTTTCAAATACGCTTGCTCCATACGCAGAAGTTGTTAAGTGGTGGGTTGATGCTGTAAAAGATACAAACGTTGATTTAATCATAGGACATTCAGTCTCCGAAGGAACATGGAATTCATATGAACGTGCGGCACAAGTTCTTTTTAACTCGCAGTTTGAAGAAATAAAAGGATCGATATTTTATTCATTAAGAAATATTGATTCTATTGGACGATTTGAATATATTAAAAACAACTTTTGGAAAAATAGCATTCCAACCAATTATGCTAATAGTAATTTAGATGTTCCAAATTATCAAGTTATAGGAGAAAAAAATGAAGATGGAACATATAAAACTAGTGTCTTAATTGAATTTAGTTCTAACTATGAGATTGAGTATAAGATAGGAAATGGCAATTGGCAAGTATATAATAGTCAAATTTTCTTGGATCATCATGGTGAAGAAAGTATATATTATAGAGCAAAAGATAACGAAAATACTAGTGTCGTTAGAAGAATAGCAATAGTCATTAATAAGAATAATAATAATCTTCCTGTCATTATAGTAAATGGAGAAAAAGAAGGAAATGATTATGTTGGTGAAGTTGAAATAGTAATAACTGCTGAACCGAATAGTCAAATTGAATATTATATTATGAGAGGATTGGGAAGTGTTGCAGAATATATTCCATATACGGGACCAATAAAATCAAATGTAGTATACAATCATCGTGTTTTTGCTAGAACGATTGAAGGAAATACTCCCTCAGCAGAAGTAATAAAAGAGTTTAAGATTATTGCTAAATCTTATGATGCACCAACAATCATAGTTACAGGGGATGGAATTGATCCAAATTATACTAATGCAAGAATAACGTTTGAAAGTGACGCCCTTGAAATTCAATATCGAATTAATGGAGGAACATGGAAAACATATGTTAATGGTATTGATATTGTTAATAAAGGTGAATATTTAATTGAGGTTAGAAATAATGATGGAAAAAAAGAAGTTGTTTCTAAAAGAATTTATATTGATGAAGCAGAATTAGATGATGTAAATATAATAATTGAGGGTGTATTTAATAATAATAAATATACAAGCTATACAGAAGTTAGTTTTAGTGAGGTAAATTCACCTAATGTTGTTATGTTTAGATATAATTATTCAAATAATTGGTCTAATTGGATGGAATATAAAGAAAAGATAGTAGCAAAAAAGAATGGATTATATTTCTTTGAATTTTATGTTTTGAATAAGAATAACAATCAAAAAACTGAGACAATGGAAGAATATTTTAGAGTTGAAGTTGAATATGATTTACTTGTTGATAAAGTAATTAGAAATGATATTGAATTAAAAAAGATAAACGGTGAATCCATACTTTTACCAACAGACTATATTGAAAAAGATAAGCAAATTAGAGCAATCTGGTTTTCAACAGTTAGCAATATTGATCTACCAAGAATGGGAACTGACAGTGTCGATGAATACAAAAATAGAATTATAGCAAGTTTTGATAGAATTAAAGAAACTAATCTTAATACTATTTTCTTCCAAGTTCGTCCGATGAATGATGCATTATACTATTCAGAATACGCACCTTATTCTAGATATATAACTGGAGTAGAGGGAAAAAATCCAGGTTTTGATATTTTAGAATTTGTAATTAAAATTGCACATGAAAGAGGTATAGAGTTACATGCATGGTTAAACCCTTATCGTGTATCAAATGGTAGTGGAAGTATTGCTGCACAATTAGCATCTTTACATGATAAAAATTTTGCAAAACAAAATCCAGATTTAGTTTTAGCAGATTCAAAAGGACAATTAATTCTTAATCCAGGTGAACCAAAAGTACAAGAATATCTTGACAATGTAATAAAAGAAATAGTAACTAAATATAATGTTGATGGTATTCATTTTGATGACTACTTTTATAGCTATAGTGGAACACCAGAAGAAAATGATAGACAAACATATATTAACAATAGAACAAACAATGAATCTCTTGGTGATTGGAGAAGAAGAAATGTAAATACTGTAGTACGAGATGTATCAAATATTATTAAAGAACAAAATACCTTATTAAACAAAAAAATAAAGTTTGGTATTTCACCATTTGGAATATGGCGTAATAAATCAAATGACCCTAATGGTTCTCCAACAAATGGTCTTCAAAGCTATGACTCACAGTATGCTGATACCAAAAAATGGATTGAAGAAGGTTGGCTAGATTATGTTACCCCACAACTATATTGGAGTTTTGATACAAAAGCTGCACCGTTTGCTGATCTAGTTGATTGGTGGTATGAGTTAACGGAGAAGAATAATGTTGGATTAATTATTGGGCAAGGATTATACAGATTAGATTCAAGTGAAGCAGCATTTTGGAATTATGAAAATGAAATGATTGAGCAATTAAGGTTTTTAAGTAGTTATGAAAATTTATTAGGAACATCATTCTTTACATACACGACAATTACAAAAACGAATGTTAAAGGAATTACTACAACACTTGATTTCTTAAAAAACTATTATTGGAAAACAACTGCTGATTTCCCATGGGAAACTAATATATCAACAATAGATTCTAATAAAAATAATAAAAAAATACTTATTATAAGTATTGCTGGTGGAGTATTTATTTTAGCAATTACCACAATAACTATTATTTTAGTTAGAGTTAAGAGAAAAGAAAATGTTTAATAAAATTAAAGATATTTTAAATGATGGAATAGAAAATGGGGATTTTCCAGGTGGAAACTTTTGCTTGATAGAAAATAATCGAATCAAATGTGCTTATTTGGGATATAAGAAAATAGTTCCTAAAAAAGAGAAGTTAGTATCAAATGAAATATATGATATAGCATCATTATCAAAGATTATAGTAACAACTACCTTGATTTTTAGATTGATTGAAAGAAACATGATTACATTAAAAACACAAGTTAAAGATATATTAAAAGAATATTTACATGATACAACGATATTAGAATTGTTGTTGCACACATCAGGACTAGCACCTGTGGTTCAAAACAGCTATGAAATTAAAACTAAAGAAGAATTGATTAATCAAATATATTGTGAAAAAATGACGTATGAGCCATTTAGCAAAATAGTTTATTCAGATACTGGGTATATATTACTTGGATTTATTATAGAAAGAGTTGTAGGAGATACAATAGATAAAATTGCAGAAAAAGAAATTTTTGTGCCTTTGAAAATGACTAAAACATCATATTTTCCAATCAAAGAATTATGCGCTCCAACCGAATTGGTTGAAGATACATTATTGCAAGGAATTGTTCATGATGAAAGAGGAAGAATCCTTGGTGGTTTAAGTGGTCATGCTGGAGTTTTTTCAACTGCTGAAGACATAAGTAAATATATACTTAGTATACTTAATGATGATTTAGTTATGTCAAATAAAAATAAAGAACTTATTTTTGATACAACATTAATATCAAAAAACATGCAAGATGAGATAGTATCTAGAACATTGGGATATCAAAAATTTTCATTCTTACCAGAGCATTACAATGATTTAATAACACATACTGGATTTACTGGTTGTAATATGTGGATTGATAGAAATGAAAAAAGAGGGTTTGTATTACTGACAAATGCAATTCATCCAAAAAGAGAAAATAATAATATTTTTAAATATAGAATGAAAATATTGAATTTATTTTATAAGGAGGAGGTTAAAAAATGAAAAAAATAGTTTTAAGTATTGGGATTTTAGTATTCTTTTCGATTTTATTAGTTGGTTGTTCTAAGGATAAAATTGAAATTAAGTTAAAAAGTGACAGTGTCCAAATTAAAGTTGGTGAAGAGAAAAACGTTGAGTTTACAACAAGTGATGAATTAGGACTTAACTTTGAAAGTGGTGATGAAACTGTTTTAACAGTTAATGAAAGTGGAGTATTCAAAGGAATTAAGAAAGGGAAGACCTTTATTAAAATTACATCTAAATCAAACTTGAAGAAAACAGTAAAACTTGATGTTGAAGTATATGAAGGGGAAATTGAAATTTTATTAGTGCTAAAAAGAATGGGTTTAGGAATAGATACTTCTAAAAAAATCGATTTAACTACGAATGATCCATTAGG contains the following coding sequences:
- a CDS encoding glycoside hydrolase family 10 protein gives rise to the protein MKKISKLIMVFMVLVMLTSILSLNIHANENMIQLEIGTSKITYADNTPVMVPNNYIEKDKEFRGVWIATVWNIDMPATAKDIELYKAAYREKLDLALSYNFNAILFQVRGMNDIYYESEYAAFSKSLTGNEGENPGWDVMQFLIDETHSRGMEFHAWMNPYRVVSSGEFNPSLLHQDNFARQRPDLVIKSGDAHILNPGEPEVQEYIKDVVSELFVKYPSVDGIHFDDYFYFGGNAEDQLTYTKYGSQYLTIQDFRRDSINKMIKSIYEEVKNFNLINSKNAKFGISPSGIYKNKTASQPDGSNTGGQEHYNSHFIDTKKWIEEGWLDYVTPQIYWQFSNTLAPYAEVVKWWVDAVKDTNVDLIIGHSVSEGTWNSYERAAQVLFNSQFEEIKGSIFYSLRNIDSIGRFEYIKNNFWKNSIPTNYANSNLDVPNYQVIGEKNEDGTYKTSVLIEFSSNYEIEYKIGNGNWQVYNSQIFLDHHGEESIYYRAKDNENTSVVRRIAIVINKNNNNLPVIIVNGEKEGNDYVGEVEIVITAEPNSQIEYYIMRGLGSVAEYIPYTGPIKSNVVYNHRVFARTIEGNTPSAEVIKEFKIIAKSYDAPTIIVTGDGIDPNYTNARITFESDALEIQYRINGGTWKTYVNGIDIVNKGEYLIEVRNNDGKKEVVSKRIYIDEAELDDVNIIIEGVFNNNKYTSYTEVSFSEVNSPNVVMFRYNYSNNWSNWMEYKEKIVAKKNGLYFFEFYVLNKNNNQKTETMEEYFRVEVEYDLLVDKVIRNDIELKKINGESILLPTDYIEKDKQIRAIWFSTVSNIDLPRMGTDSVDEYKNRIIASFDRIKETNLNTIFFQVRPMNDALYYSEYAPYSRYITGVEGKNPGFDILEFVIKIAHERGIELHAWLNPYRVSNGSGSIAAQLASLHDKNFAKQNPDLVLADSKGQLILNPGEPKVQEYLDNVIKEIVTKYNVDGIHFDDYFYSYSGTPEENDRQTYINNRTNNESLGDWRRRNVNTVVRDVSNIIKEQNTLLNKKIKFGISPFGIWRNKSNDPNGSPTNGLQSYDSQYADTKKWIEEGWLDYVTPQLYWSFDTKAAPFADLVDWWYELTEKNNVGLIIGQGLYRLDSSEAAFWNYENEMIEQLRFLSSYENLLGTSFFTYTTITKTNVKGITTTLDFLKNYYWKTTADFPWETNISTIDSNKNNKKILIISIAGGVFILAITTITIILVRVKRKENV
- a CDS encoding serine hydrolase domain-containing protein — protein: MFNKIKDILNDGIENGDFPGGNFCLIENNRIKCAYLGYKKIVPKKEKLVSNEIYDIASLSKIIVTTTLIFRLIERNMITLKTQVKDILKEYLHDTTILELLLHTSGLAPVVQNSYEIKTKEELINQIYCEKMTYEPFSKIVYSDTGYILLGFIIERVVGDTIDKIAEKEIFVPLKMTKTSYFPIKELCAPTELVEDTLLQGIVHDERGRILGGLSGHAGVFSTAEDISKYILSILNDDLVMSNKNKELIFDTTLISKNMQDEIVSRTLGYQKFSFLPEHYNDLITHTGFTGCNMWIDRNEKRGFVLLTNAIHPKRENNNIFKYRMKILNLFYKEEVKK